One window of the Niallia circulans genome contains the following:
- a CDS encoding PTS fructose transporter subunit IIC, which translates to MKKMQVKKHALTAISYMLPLVVASGLLIAIGNLTGGSVIEDYKASFDIPSALVSLGVLGMGLLAPVISGAIAYSIADRPGIAPGLLMGLIANAIGAGFLGGMLGGFIVGYFVLFLRKNLKVPKWAEGLMPMMIIPLMSSLVIGLLMFFVLGLPIVWATEGLTSFLTSMQGSMRFVFGAILGGMAAFDFGGPVNKVASLFADGLLLEGIYEPEAVKILASMVPPFGVAISWGLSKLFQKKRYTKSEEDNIKIALPMGICMITEGVIPIAAVDIVRVVASCTIGAAVGGGFSMMWGVGSPVPSGGMFIVPAMTHPILFCVALLIGSLITGVMLFLWKKEPTAEIEETSSEEEEVDLSDVKITF; encoded by the coding sequence TTGAAGAAAATGCAAGTAAAAAAGCATGCTTTAACAGCCATTAGTTATATGTTGCCACTTGTTGTGGCATCAGGACTTTTAATTGCAATTGGGAATCTTACAGGTGGTTCGGTCATTGAAGATTATAAAGCTTCCTTTGATATTCCCTCAGCACTTGTTTCATTAGGAGTACTTGGAATGGGGTTATTAGCTCCTGTTATTTCAGGAGCAATAGCATATTCGATAGCAGATCGTCCAGGTATTGCTCCAGGGCTATTAATGGGATTGATAGCAAATGCCATTGGAGCAGGTTTTTTGGGTGGGATGCTAGGTGGTTTTATTGTTGGTTACTTTGTTTTATTTTTAAGAAAAAATTTAAAAGTACCAAAGTGGGCAGAAGGCTTAATGCCAATGATGATTATTCCTTTAATGTCGAGTTTAGTTATCGGATTACTTATGTTTTTTGTACTTGGCCTTCCGATTGTATGGGCAACAGAAGGGCTAACTTCTTTTCTAACAAGTATGCAGGGATCGATGAGATTTGTTTTTGGAGCAATATTAGGGGGAATGGCAGCATTTGATTTTGGCGGACCTGTTAATAAAGTAGCTTCCTTGTTTGCGGATGGTTTGCTATTAGAGGGCATATACGAGCCAGAAGCTGTGAAAATATTGGCATCAATGGTTCCCCCATTTGGTGTAGCCATTTCTTGGGGACTTTCTAAATTATTTCAGAAGAAACGATATACAAAATCGGAAGAAGATAACATCAAAATAGCTCTACCGATGGGAATATGCATGATTACAGAAGGCGTTATCCCGATTGCAGCAGTAGATATTGTAAGAGTTGTTGCTTCATGCACTATTGGAGCAGCCGTCGGAGGAGGGTTCTCTATGATGTGGGGGGTAGGATCTCCAGTTCCATCAGGAGGAATGTTTATTGTACCTGCGATGACACATCCAATTCTTTTTTGTGTGGCATTACTTATCGGGTCACTCATTACCGGAGTTATGCTGTTCTTATGGAAGAAGGAACCAACTGCAGAAATAGAAGAAACATCGAGTGAAGAGGAAGAAGTAGATTTATCAGATGTGAAGATTACATTTTAA
- a CDS encoding PTS fructose transporter subunit IIB, which produces MNIVGISACTSGIAHTYIAKEKLIKAGQELGHKVRIETQGTIGIEDELTTKEIEEADLVIIAADIKVSGKERFAGKKIVEIPTHIAIKAPKQLYQKIDAELNKQ; this is translated from the coding sequence ATGAATATTGTGGGGATTTCAGCTTGTACATCTGGTATTGCTCATACGTATATTGCGAAAGAAAAATTGATTAAAGCGGGTCAAGAGTTGGGACATAAAGTTCGAATCGAGACACAAGGAACTATTGGGATTGAGGATGAGTTAACAACTAAGGAAATAGAGGAAGCTGATTTGGTCATAATTGCTGCAGATATCAAGGTTAGTGGAAAAGAACGTTTTGCTGGGAAGAAAATTGTTGAGATACCTACACATATTGCTATAAAGGCACCGAAACAGCTTTACCAAAAGATTGACGCTGAACTAAATAAACAGTGA
- a CDS encoding PTS sugar transporter subunit IIA, with protein sequence MKIEELDFHKVVTEDLIELNLQGTTKEEVLNELTDLLYENGCISNKEGFIKDVMYREEEGITGLEKGVAIPHGKSKHVQKTSIAIGRTKSFVEWESLDGNPINIIILFAVKDTDKTTIHIKLLQKVAVLLADEETISKFQTLQTKKEFLKLLTKND encoded by the coding sequence ATGAAAATAGAAGAGTTAGATTTTCATAAGGTTGTAACAGAAGATCTTATCGAGTTAAATTTACAAGGAACTACAAAGGAAGAAGTACTGAATGAGTTAACCGACCTCTTATATGAAAACGGTTGTATATCGAATAAAGAAGGATTTATAAAGGATGTGATGTATCGAGAAGAAGAAGGTATTACTGGATTGGAAAAGGGGGTAGCTATCCCCCATGGTAAATCAAAGCATGTACAAAAGACATCTATTGCAATTGGAAGAACCAAATCATTTGTAGAATGGGAATCGCTTGATGGAAATCCTATCAATATTATTATCTTATTTGCAGTTAAAGACACGGATAAAACCACTATCCATATTAAATTATTACAAAAGGTGGCTGTCTTATTAGCAGATGAAGAAACAATTAGTAAGTTCCAAACACTGCAGACAAAGAAAGAATTTTTAAAGCTATTAACGAAAAACGATTAA
- a CDS encoding BglG family transcription antiterminator: protein MSQVINERHQMILTILRREKRYVTAAELAQSLKVSKKTIYRDIQQIVDSNSMPFRIIKKENFGYYFQNHKEPLEKETIIFDYPDERRLNLLLYLLAIAPGKTSIQKISEKYIVSQSSILNDFKHIEKELRSYHLRLLRTKEGTFIKGDKLSIYRLMAVIIENYLTQMGDPFSQYDIPDSIKKVKVKNNHLIKIKRLLHDIQVKHDLSLDQPYYLTLFCSLLSIIEKHNNKLSLDEEEVVYEEIDGNSAIYCICKDMIEEIENQFSLSLKQYDIYSLYYILKAYKLNSRFLLNQGTELYQNAQVVLLTKRLIARVTENSGYRFDTDDELLERLTLHMHAMLYRLSHRIYIVNPIIKSIATNFSHIFGLVKTSIQQLVEEGHYEKYITDEEIGYITLYFQISYDDHFANQIPILIECTSGIGTSHLLSEKIRRTFPDIHIKKIIAQQRIKQTDYEDVELVISTVKTHSIIDKPTILVSPILNQEDKFKIDQFIKDYYNQQSIIGEKIER from the coding sequence GTGAGTCAAGTCATAAATGAGCGTCATCAGATGATTCTTACTATCTTACGAAGGGAGAAACGGTATGTGACAGCTGCAGAGTTAGCACAATCACTTAAAGTTTCTAAGAAGACAATATATAGAGATATCCAACAAATAGTTGATTCGAATTCAATGCCGTTTAGGATAATAAAAAAAGAAAACTTTGGTTATTACTTCCAGAACCATAAAGAACCTTTAGAAAAGGAAACGATTATATTTGATTATCCTGACGAACGACGTTTGAATTTACTATTATATCTTTTAGCCATTGCACCTGGTAAGACCTCCATTCAAAAAATATCGGAAAAGTACATCGTAAGTCAGAGCTCTATTCTCAATGATTTTAAACATATTGAAAAGGAATTAAGGTCCTATCATTTAAGACTATTAAGGACAAAGGAAGGAACCTTTATTAAGGGAGATAAACTATCTATTTATCGTTTGATGGCCGTAATTATTGAGAATTACTTAACTCAAATGGGAGACCCTTTTAGTCAATATGATATTCCTGATTCTATCAAAAAAGTAAAAGTAAAAAATAATCATTTAATAAAAATTAAGAGGCTGCTGCATGATATCCAAGTGAAGCATGATCTAAGCTTAGATCAGCCCTATTATTTAACCTTATTCTGCTCTCTTCTTTCGATAATAGAAAAACATAATAATAAGCTTTCATTAGATGAAGAAGAAGTAGTGTACGAAGAAATAGATGGAAATTCCGCTATTTATTGTATTTGTAAAGATATGATTGAGGAAATCGAAAATCAGTTTTCTCTTTCGTTAAAACAATATGATATTTATTCTCTTTATTATATTTTGAAAGCGTATAAACTTAATTCACGATTTTTATTAAACCAAGGTACTGAGCTATATCAAAATGCTCAGGTTGTTCTTTTAACAAAGAGGTTAATAGCAAGAGTGACAGAAAATAGCGGATATCGCTTCGATACAGATGATGAATTATTAGAAAGGCTAACATTGCATATGCATGCAATGTTATATCGATTAAGCCATCGAATCTATATAGTTAATCCAATCATAAAATCGATAGCAACTAATTTTTCCCATATATTTGGCTTAGTGAAGACAAGCATTCAACAATTAGTAGAAGAAGGACATTATGAAAAGTATATAACCGATGAAGAAATTGGCTATATTACTTTGTATTTTCAAATTTCGTATGATGATCATTTTGCTAATCAGATTCCTATATTGATTGAATGTACAAGTGGTATTGGCACTTCGCATTTATTAAGTGAAAAAATAAGAAGAACTTTTCCTGATATCCACATAAAGAAAATAATTGCCCAGCAACGAATAAAACAGACAGATTATGAAGATGTAGAATTAGTTATTTCTACTGTGAAAACACATAGTATCATTGATAAGCCTACTATTCTTGTGAGTCCTATTTTAAATCAAGAGGATAAGTTTAAGATAGATCAATTTATTAAGGACTACTACAATCAGCAGAGTATTATCGGTGAAAAAATAGAGAGGTAG
- a CDS encoding undecaprenyl-diphosphate phosphatase has translation MVKYFILGAIQGITEPIPISSSGHLIIGQRLLGIEQRGLSFEIITNTASLIAIVFIYRKDIKQLITHSFLYLKTRKERYRADFRFSLYVIIGTIPAGVIGVLFGDYIADYFTSFYTVSITLLITGIALWIIRNMRGVKRDGDLSWRDALIVGCAQVIALIPGISRSGSTVIASIALGMKQSTALRFSFMLYIPVSVGGAILGVTDMINSPDMKTLAWPYFIAFMTSLVFTYFSMKWLMGIMEKGNLKYFAYYCFIVGTILLVVTYLL, from the coding sequence ATGGTAAAGTACTTTATTTTAGGAGCCATCCAAGGTATTACCGAGCCGATTCCAATTTCCTCAAGTGGCCATTTAATTATTGGCCAAAGGCTCCTAGGAATTGAACAGAGAGGCTTATCGTTCGAGATTATTACAAATACAGCTTCATTAATTGCGATTGTCTTCATTTACCGAAAGGATATCAAGCAATTAATAACACATAGCTTTTTGTATCTAAAAACGCGAAAGGAAAGGTATCGAGCTGATTTTCGATTCTCCCTGTATGTTATTATTGGAACCATTCCAGCTGGTGTGATCGGCGTACTGTTTGGCGATTATATTGCTGATTATTTCACCTCTTTTTATACTGTTTCCATTACACTACTAATTACAGGTATAGCTTTATGGATCATTCGAAATATGCGTGGTGTAAAAAGAGATGGGGATTTATCTTGGCGAGATGCTCTAATTGTTGGGTGTGCTCAAGTGATTGCACTTATACCAGGTATCAGCCGCTCAGGTTCCACTGTTATAGCGTCCATTGCATTGGGGATGAAACAAAGTACGGCACTGCGTTTTTCCTTTATGCTTTATATTCCGGTAAGTGTTGGAGGAGCTATTCTTGGAGTAACGGATATGATTAACAGCCCAGATATGAAAACTTTGGCATGGCCTTATTTCATTGCTTTTATGACGTCCCTTGTTTTTACTTATTTTTCTATGAAATGGCTAATGGGGATAATGGAAAAAGGAAATTTAAAATATTTTGCTTATTATTGCTTTATCGTTGGAACGATATTGTTAGTGGTAACTTACTTATTATAA
- a CDS encoding helix-turn-helix domain-containing protein, producing the protein MEITREKGEIMVGERIRQLRIHKQLTQKELTEGICSITYLSRIENGQINPSPEFLRKVSKRLGYDLTELSSPNRDEKTLEIVEKYKKSGKITDEDLSYLHIQTLELNSTKINLNLYGVLLRYYTTKGEIEQARSIYSLSKRFISGEINEGLEGEYFYYYLSCGNFFYYLQDFNFSVHYYTKADHLLKDRDSLDAAKLYYNLSLIKQRTHANQEISMYYSNKAYEIFEKKKEKEYIITALITLGVQYQLNNDLDNSMECLKKAEHIIMENKELEKLSSFKGMIQHNIGRVYERKKEYQLAIKYYLKSINIFEQPSLDLQIVHPLRRLVEIHIELKDWVLVDEYLEKALSITEKFQLKHDYILLCLLRLSVKKLQGNETAYEKGMQKMLDSAIELHQGILIKRITKELGNHYYDKKAYKKAADYLMKALEYEE; encoded by the coding sequence ATGGAAATAACAAGAGAGAAGGGAGAAATAATGGTTGGTGAAAGAATAAGGCAACTACGTATCCATAAACAGCTGACGCAAAAGGAATTAACGGAAGGGATTTGTTCTATCACTTATTTAAGCCGGATTGAAAATGGGCAAATCAATCCATCGCCAGAATTTTTAAGAAAAGTGTCCAAAAGACTGGGTTATGATTTAACAGAATTGAGTAGTCCGAATAGAGATGAAAAAACATTAGAGATCGTGGAAAAATATAAAAAAAGCGGAAAAATTACAGATGAAGACCTTTCTTATCTTCATATTCAAACATTAGAGTTAAACTCTACCAAAATAAATCTGAACCTTTATGGAGTTTTATTGAGATATTATACGACAAAAGGAGAAATAGAGCAGGCTAGGAGTATTTATAGCTTATCTAAACGATTTATTTCAGGTGAAATTAATGAAGGTTTAGAGGGAGAATACTTTTATTACTATCTCTCTTGTGGTAACTTCTTTTATTATCTTCAGGATTTTAATTTTTCAGTCCATTATTACACTAAAGCAGATCATTTATTAAAAGACAGGGATAGTTTAGATGCTGCGAAACTTTATTATAATCTTAGTTTGATTAAGCAAAGAACACACGCCAATCAAGAAATTAGTATGTATTACTCTAATAAGGCATATGAGATATTTGAAAAAAAGAAGGAAAAAGAATATATCATTACTGCTTTAATTACATTGGGGGTTCAATATCAGCTAAATAATGATTTAGATAATTCAATGGAATGTTTAAAAAAGGCAGAACATATTATCATGGAGAATAAAGAGCTTGAGAAACTTTCAAGTTTTAAAGGGATGATACAACATAATATTGGGAGAGTTTATGAGAGAAAAAAGGAATATCAGTTAGCAATAAAATACTATTTAAAGAGTATTAATATTTTTGAACAACCTTCACTAGATTTGCAAATTGTTCACCCGTTGAGAAGGTTAGTAGAAATCCACATAGAGTTAAAAGATTGGGTACTTGTGGATGAGTATTTAGAAAAGGCCCTTTCGATAACAGAAAAATTTCAGCTTAAGCATGATTATATTTTATTATGTTTATTAAGGTTATCGGTTAAGAAACTGCAAGGTAATGAAACTGCATATGAAAAGGGAATGCAAAAAATGCTAGACTCTGCAATTGAATTACATCAAGGTATTTTGATTAAACGAATAACAAAAGAACTGGGGAATCATTATTACGATAAAAAGGCATATAAGAAAGCAGCAGATTATTTAATGAAAGCATTAGAATATGAGGAATAA
- a CDS encoding cytochrome P450 yields the protein MPTNSIVPSEKGLDKTISLLKEGYLFINNRMDKFNSDIFTVRLLGQDVICIRGEEAVKIFYDSEKFQRNGAAPNRIQQSLFGKNAVQTMDDEKHLHRKLLFMSLLTPEHQQKLANLTTVYLEEAIKQWEQRDQIVLFDEIKNILCKVACQWAGVPLAEEEISERADDFIAMVYAFGALGPEHWKGRIARNRAERWIKQVIEVVREGKLETEQGTALHEMAFYKKIDGARLDPEMAAIELINVLRPIVAIATFITFSALAFHEYKEEREKLRTADDRHLDMFVHEVRRYYPFGPFLGARVRTNFMWKNQEFKEGTLVLLDIYGTNHDARLWENPNQFNPGRFENWQGGLYDFIPHGGGDPAKGHRCPGEGVTVELMKVVLRTLATKMDYNVPNQALHYDLSEMPTLPKSGFIMSNIKKR from the coding sequence ATGCCGACCAATTCAATCGTACCTTCAGAAAAAGGATTAGATAAAACCATTTCCTTATTAAAGGAAGGATATCTTTTTATTAATAACAGAATGGATAAATTTAATTCTGATATATTCACAGTACGTTTATTAGGACAAGATGTGATATGTATAAGAGGAGAAGAGGCTGTAAAGATATTCTACGACTCCGAGAAATTTCAGCGCAATGGAGCAGCACCTAATCGGATTCAGCAATCATTATTTGGAAAGAATGCGGTTCAAACGATGGATGATGAAAAACATCTTCACAGAAAACTTCTATTTATGTCCTTGTTGACTCCTGAACATCAACAAAAGCTTGCGAATCTTACAACAGTCTATTTGGAAGAAGCAATAAAACAGTGGGAACAAAGGGATCAAATTGTTTTATTTGATGAAATAAAGAATATTTTATGTAAAGTTGCCTGTCAATGGGCAGGAGTACCTCTCGCGGAAGAAGAAATATCAGAGCGTGCTGATGATTTTATTGCGATGGTGTACGCATTTGGCGCCTTGGGCCCCGAGCACTGGAAAGGCAGAATAGCTCGTAATCGAGCTGAGCGGTGGATTAAACAAGTGATCGAAGTAGTTCGTGAGGGCAAACTGGAAACAGAACAAGGAACTGCCTTACATGAAATGGCTTTTTATAAGAAAATCGATGGAGCAAGGCTTGATCCGGAAATGGCGGCAATTGAGTTAATAAATGTGCTAAGACCAATCGTTGCGATTGCCACTTTCATTACATTTTCTGCTTTAGCTTTCCATGAATATAAAGAAGAAAGAGAAAAGCTTCGCACAGCTGATGACCGACATCTCGATATGTTTGTCCATGAAGTAAGGCGATATTATCCGTTTGGCCCTTTTCTTGGAGCTCGTGTCCGAACTAATTTTATGTGGAAGAACCAAGAATTTAAAGAAGGAACTTTAGTCTTATTAGATATTTATGGAACTAATCATGATGCACGTTTATGGGAAAATCCGAATCAATTTAATCCAGGTCGATTTGAAAATTGGCAAGGAGGATTGTATGATTTTATTCCCCATGGCGGTGGAGATCCAGCCAAAGGGCATCGATGTCCCGGAGAAGGAGTTACAGTCGAATTAATGAAGGTTGTTTTGCGAACTCTCGCAACGAAAATGGACTATAATGTACCAAATCAAGCTTTACATTATGACTTAAGTGAGATGCCAACATTGCCGAAGAGTGGATTTATTATGAGCAATATTAAAAAACGATAA
- a CDS encoding SDR family oxidoreductase: MSSKEREYDKKVLHLESLKELKDRKFQKLDDSTGKWTLKEINEQVIVITGASSGIGLVTARMAASKGAKLVLAARNENALEKLTAELKEQGASVVYVKADVGKEQDVKKIAETAQETFGGFDTWVNNAGVTIYGYAMDVSIEDMKRMHDTNYWGVVYGTRIAINHFKERGNAGALINIGSLFGDRGTLIQSTYAPSKFAVHGWTESIRMEAEKEQIPVSITLIHPGRIDTPYAEHARSYLDKQPTHKGMIYPPDAVAEAILYAAENPMRDMYVGSQAKLLNLLGTLLPRFTDKLMEKWIPPTQYKDQPSNNRENSNLYQPGYGLHERGTNQGWIRSRSMYVKMSKHPILTAAAAVSIGIIFLTKGKKSK, from the coding sequence ATGAGCAGCAAGGAAAGAGAATATGATAAGAAAGTACTTCATTTAGAAAGCTTAAAGGAATTAAAAGATAGGAAGTTTCAGAAACTAGATGATTCAACGGGCAAGTGGACATTAAAAGAAATCAATGAACAAGTCATCGTAATTACAGGAGCTTCTAGTGGAATTGGACTTGTCACAGCGAGGATGGCTGCTTCTAAAGGAGCAAAGCTTGTGCTAGCAGCACGAAATGAGAATGCCTTGGAAAAACTGACTGCTGAGTTAAAAGAACAAGGAGCTTCCGTCGTTTATGTAAAGGCTGATGTGGGAAAAGAACAAGACGTTAAAAAAATTGCCGAGACAGCGCAAGAAACATTCGGGGGATTTGATACTTGGGTTAATAATGCAGGAGTGACGATATACGGATATGCCATGGATGTAAGCATTGAGGACATGAAACGAATGCATGATACTAACTATTGGGGTGTTGTCTACGGTACAAGGATTGCGATTAACCATTTCAAAGAGCGAGGGAATGCTGGTGCTCTAATTAATATAGGGAGCCTGTTCGGGGATAGAGGAACACTTATCCAGTCGACATATGCACCTTCGAAATTCGCTGTCCATGGCTGGACTGAAAGCATTCGAATGGAAGCGGAAAAGGAACAAATTCCTGTATCTATTACTTTGATTCATCCCGGAAGAATAGATACGCCATATGCTGAACATGCTAGAAGTTATTTGGATAAGCAGCCCACTCATAAAGGAATGATTTATCCTCCTGACGCTGTAGCAGAGGCAATATTATATGCGGCAGAAAATCCAATGAGAGATATGTATGTTGGTTCTCAAGCAAAATTATTAAATCTATTAGGTACATTATTACCACGATTTACAGACAAGTTAATGGAGAAATGGATTCCACCCACTCAATATAAAGATCAACCATCTAACAATCGTGAAAACAGTAATTTATATCAGCCAGGATATGGTTTACATGAAAGAGGAACTAATCAGGGATGGATTCGTTCTCGAAGTATGTACGTGAAAATGAGCAAGCATCCTATTCTTACAGCTGCTGCTGCCGTCAGTATTGGGATTATTTTTTTGACTAAAGGGAAAAAATCAAAGTAA
- a CDS encoding MFS transporter produces the protein MNTKTNFLIFLLAVSCGAVVANIYYTQPIIQFISTDLHIASNISGLLTTLTQIGYGAGLFFLVPLADLYKSKRIIVLLIGLTILSLIGALFSTNGMIFLFVVTFIGIGASAAQMLVPLTMKIVPKEQAGNYIGKVMSGLFIGIMVARPFSIAVTDWLGWRMVFLFSCLILVTILLLLLKFLPDFELESNLGITYPALLRSMLSVLKETQPLQQRAFYHACIFATFSLYWTVLPILLRSESLHFTNNEIALFGFVAIAGALLTPYIGKLGDKGYIYSMTNVSMVLVVVSIFLLFFVKDHSILSIALIVISGIILDIGVSGNMLLGQKVIFSLNPAIRNRLNGLYMTIFFLGGAFGSWIGSYSYYQFSPNTALLLAIAFPMLALLVHLKKGKKILSEAMG, from the coding sequence ATGAACACGAAAACAAATTTTCTCATTTTTTTATTGGCGGTAAGCTGTGGAGCTGTAGTAGCTAATATATATTATACCCAACCGATTATTCAATTTATTTCTACTGATTTACATATTGCTTCAAATATCTCTGGGCTGTTAACGACTTTAACGCAAATTGGATATGGTGCTGGCTTGTTTTTCTTAGTTCCCTTGGCAGATCTTTATAAAAGTAAACGAATCATTGTCTTGTTAATAGGGCTAACCATTCTTTCTTTAATTGGTGCTTTATTTTCGACAAATGGGATGATCTTTTTATTTGTTGTTACATTCATCGGGATTGGAGCAAGTGCTGCTCAAATGTTAGTGCCATTAACGATGAAAATTGTCCCTAAAGAACAAGCTGGGAATTATATCGGTAAAGTAATGAGTGGGCTTTTTATTGGAATTATGGTGGCGCGACCATTTTCAATCGCCGTTACTGACTGGCTTGGCTGGCGGATGGTCTTTCTTTTTTCTTGCCTTATATTAGTTACTATTTTGCTATTATTATTAAAATTTTTACCAGATTTTGAATTAGAATCTAATCTTGGCATAACGTATCCTGCTTTATTGCGCTCGATGTTAAGTGTCCTAAAAGAAACGCAGCCTCTCCAACAAAGGGCATTTTACCATGCTTGTATCTTTGCTACCTTTAGTCTGTATTGGACAGTTTTGCCCATCTTATTAAGATCCGAGTCCTTGCATTTTACTAATAACGAAATTGCCCTATTTGGCTTTGTTGCCATTGCGGGTGCATTGTTAACCCCATATATTGGAAAGTTAGGGGATAAGGGATATATTTACTCCATGACGAATGTATCAATGGTTCTAGTAGTTGTTTCGATTTTTCTTTTATTTTTTGTAAAAGATCATTCTATCTTAAGTATTGCACTTATTGTAATCTCTGGGATTATACTAGATATCGGTGTATCAGGAAATATGCTGTTAGGTCAAAAGGTTATTTTTAGCTTAAACCCGGCCATTCGAAATAGATTAAATGGGTTATATATGACCATTTTCTTCTTAGGAGGAGCGTTTGGATCATGGATCGGAAGCTATAGTTATTATCAATTCAGTCCGAATACGGCATTGCTTTTGGCGATAGCTTTTCCAATGCTAGCTCTCCTTGTTCATCTGAAAAAAGGAAAAAAAATATTATCTGAAGCCATGGGCTAA